In Novipirellula caenicola, the genomic stretch ATGACAAAGCGATCATCGAACAAGTGATGTCGTGCCAAGAGATCAAGGCTGTGCCGTTCGCCGAAGCATTGGCCGACGGACGTGTCGAAGTGGTCACCGAAGAAATCGACAACGCCTTTCTCGAAGCCGCTGCGGCCCAAGCCTTTGCAGGTCCGCGTGACGCCAAGATTTTGTACTCGCCGCTGCATGGCGTTGGTGCTGCCGCCGTGATGCCATTGCTCGAGCGAGACGGTTTTCACAGCGTCGAAGTGTATGGGCCTCATGAAGAACGAAGCGGCGATTTTCCCAATGTTCCCGGGCATGTATCGAACCCCGAAAACAAAGCGGTCTTCGACAAACCGATTGAATATGCTCAGTCCAAGGAACTCGATTTGATCCTGGCGACCGATCCGGATTGTGACCGCCTCGGCGTCGCCGCCCCCAAGACCACTGATGCGACGGGCCAATGGGGTACCTTTGACGGCAATCAAATCGGATCGCTGCTTGCTGATTATGTGCTCAGCAAACGCGAAGCCGCAGGAACGTTGTCCGCAGATCACTACGTCGTCAAAACGCTTGTTACCAGTGAACTGATCCGCCGCATCGCCGAAGATTACGGCGTCCGCTGTGTTGGTGACCTGTTGGTCGGATTCAAATACATTGCCGAAGTGATCGATCGCGAAGGCCCCGACCAATTCGTGTTTGGCACCGAAGAATCCCATGGCTATTTGGTCGGTCAATACGCACGCGACAAAGACGGCGCCGTCGCTTGTATGTTGATGAGCGAATTGGCAGCCGAGCTGAAAGCCCAAGGCAAAACGCTGCACGAGCGGTTGGCTGATTTGCACCGCAAACATGGCTACCACAAGGAAGCACTGATCAACCTGGTGATGGAAGGCAGCGAAGGCATGGCGGCGATGCAGCGGTTGATGAAAGCATTCCGCGAAACGCCTCCAAAATCACTGGCCGGAATCGCGGTCAAGCAGATCCGCGACTATGGCAGCCAAACAAAGTTGGATGTCGCAAGTGGCGAGAAATCGGAGCTTGCCGGCCCTCACGGCGACCTGATCATCTTGGACTTGGACGAAGAAGGAAACTACGTCGCAGCTCGCCCAAGTGGTACCGAACCCAAGATCAAGTTGTACGTGTTCACGCGTGTTTCCCCCGCCGATTCCCAAGACCTTGATGCAGCCGGTCAAACGATCGTCAAACGTCTCGAAGGCATCGAAAGCGACATGCGAGCGTTTGCGAAAGAGAACAGCTAACGCCGTAGCAACGGTTCGAAAGCGAC encodes the following:
- a CDS encoding phospho-sugar mutase, encoding MQELLSAVETAASESKISKSAAGHLRSWLTEDRYAAYRDEVAKHIRDQQWQKLDDVFWTIIPFGTGGRRGRMYPIGSNAINDRTIGESAQGLANYVVDYAKRQGRSDQLSCAIAYDTRHQSRHFTELCAGIMVAAGFKVYLLDDYRATPQLSFAVRHKNCDCGIMVTASHNPPSDNAVKVYWSSGAQVLPPHDKAIIEQVMSCQEIKAVPFAEALADGRVEVVTEEIDNAFLEAAAAQAFAGPRDAKILYSPLHGVGAAAVMPLLERDGFHSVEVYGPHEERSGDFPNVPGHVSNPENKAVFDKPIEYAQSKELDLILATDPDCDRLGVAAPKTTDATGQWGTFDGNQIGSLLADYVLSKREAAGTLSADHYVVKTLVTSELIRRIAEDYGVRCVGDLLVGFKYIAEVIDREGPDQFVFGTEESHGYLVGQYARDKDGAVACMLMSELAAELKAQGKTLHERLADLHRKHGYHKEALINLVMEGSEGMAAMQRLMKAFRETPPKSLAGIAVKQIRDYGSQTKLDVASGEKSELAGPHGDLIILDLDEEGNYVAARPSGTEPKIKLYVFTRVSPADSQDLDAAGQTIVKRLEGIESDMRAFAKENS